The [Pantoea] beijingensis genomic sequence AAACGCGCCCATCGCATTCAGTTTATGTCGCTCAATATCCTGCAGTTGACCCGGTGCCTTCTCTTCCAGACAGCGGCGCAGCCAAGCCATATCTGCAGGGTCATAGAGGAGTACCGCTTCAGCAGGCAAGCCATCTCTCCCGGCACGGCCAGTTTCCTGATAGTAGGACTCAATATTGCGCGGGATATCGAAGTGCACCACAAAACGCACATTAGGCTTATTAATTCCCATACCAAATGCCACGGTGGCGACCACAATTTGTAAATCATCCCTTTGAAAAGCTTCCTGAACCTGGGCACGATGCACATTGTCCATCCCGGCATGATAAGCCCCAACGCTCAGACCACGGCTCTGCAAGCGTGCAGCTGTATCTTCCACTTTTGCCCGGCTGTTGCAGTAAATGATACCGCACTTGCCACGTTGATCCTGTACATAGCGAAGTAACTGCTCGGTAGGCTTAAATTTCTCCACTAGCGTATAGCGAATATTTGGACGATCGAAACTGCTAATTTGGATTAGCGGGTCGTTAAGTTGTAATAACCGTGCAATATCATTGCGCGTCGTTTCATCTGCCGTCGCGGTCAATGCCATAACCGGTAGCGCCGGGAAACGCTGGCGTAGCTGACCTAGCGCCCCGTATTCTGGTCGGAAGTCATGTCCCCACTGGGAGATACAGTGCGCCTCATCAACCGCCAGCATCGCCGGGTTCCAATGCGCAAGATTATCGAGGAAATTATCCATCATCAGGCGTTCCGGCGCGATATACAGCAAACGGATACGCCCCGAGCGGCAACCGGTGATAACGTCAAGCTGCTCTTCACGATTTTGAGTTGAGTTGAGGCAAGCTGCCGCCACACCGTTAGCCAACAGTTGATCAACCTGATCTTTCATTAGCGAGATCAAGGGCGACACCACCAGCGTCAGTCCCTCGCGCACCAGTGCAGGCACCTGATAGCAGAGGGATTTACCGCCACCGGTTGGCATAACCACCAGACAGTCACGCCCGTTTAACGACGCCTGTATGATGGTTTGCTGGCCGGGACGAAACTGTTGGTAGCCAAAGGTATCTTGTAATACCTGCTCCGCCAACGTCTCATGGTTAATTACAGCAGCCTCAGACACATCTTCCCCAAAAATCATTTGTGCATACTTTTCAACAGGAGCGGATAAAAGACTCGTACTTATGAATCAATTACTGAACCGGATAACGTATTTTTCCGGGACCTTCGCAGATTAAAACAGATCGTTCAAGGTTATTCCGACGCCAAGACGCGTCTGCCGATGATCGTAGTCAATTAAGGATTCACCGTAACCGCTGAAAAGTTGCGTGTAGAAACGTACGTGCTCGCTGATCGGATAGCTCCATCCAAGTTCAGCACCACCAAAACCACTGTTCCAGTTGTAATTACCCTGGACGCTAAAAATGCTGTCACCTAACGCATAGCCAAGCTTCAGCCGATAGTAACCCATGTATTTGGTGATATCCGGGTTATCATCATTATTGGCACTGTCGGGAATACGATACCATGGCTTAATTTCCGCCAGGAAATTACCGTTCTCAGCCATCAAACGCGCATAAACGCGGTTCCAGCTGCGCGATGTTGGATCGGAGCGACCATTAGATTGATGGTTCAAGCCAACTTCAATATCCCGAAGCGTCCAGCCAGCAAAGCGATAATCCGTGGCCCAGCCCAGGAAAATTTGGGGTTCATAATTCGTTTCACGAAACGGTGAAGAAGCCGAACGGTTGGAAAGCTGCCACCACGAGCGCTGTGTATAAGATGCGGCCAGAATAGAGTTATCACCGAGCACACCGCGCCATAATGGAAAAGCCAGGCTAAGCTGGAATTTTACTTCGTCTTTTTTTGCGTTATTGGCCCAGTCATACGATTCGATAGCATCTTTATTGATCGAGTTGGTATACGTGTAGAGTAAGTAATTGTTTTCGTAGGGATAAAGTAAAAAAGGATTATCATGCTTTTCCAGCAGGTTAGCAATGATGCTCCCACGTACCGCTGGCGCATCATGAACCTCGTTGACGGTTGCTTCCTGCGCCTGCGCTATTACAGGGAGTAACATCAATGCCGCCAGTATTCCTCGTAGCATACGCATAATCATCTCCAGATAAGAGGTGCGTTATGATGTGTAAAAAGCAGGCCATTCTACACAGAAATGCCCCCCGATATCAGCGTTGATTTCTGAATGTGAAAAGTACATCCTCTGATACAGAAAATAATTATTTGTTTAACATCTTTGGTCGTTAATTTGGCCTTCAGGAATCTCTGTTCATGTCGACTATCCCTTTAACTCAGGATGCTGCACGGCGCCTGATTGGTGAAATTTTCGTCTACCACATGCCATTTAATCAGGCGTTGGGACTGAAACTGGAACGTCTGGAACCCGATTACGCTGAGTTAAGCTTTACCAATCAGGAGATGCTGGTAGGTAATTCCGCGCAAAAAATTCTGCATGGTGGTGTTATCGCTTCAGTACTGGACGTTGCCGCCGGGCTGGTTTGCGTGAATAGCACACTGACGAGGCAGGAATGTATAACCGAAGAAGAATTGCGCCAGCGCCTGTCACGGATGGGGACCATCGACCTGCGCGTTGATTATCTGCGCCCTGGGCGCGGCGAACGCTTTATTGCCAGCAGCAGCCTGTTACGTGGCGGTAATAAGGTCGCGGTAGCCCGTGTCGAACTACATAACGATGCTGGCGTGTATATTGCCAGCGCGACGGCAACTTACCTTATTGGCTAGTAACGTCAAACTACGATTCACTTTTCTTAAGCTGATGACATACAGCACAGACAGATATCGCTAACCGCTGTTCCATCCAGTATAAAGCGAGTGAATAATATTGGATATTGTCTACTAAGCGTGGTTTTCATGGATGCACAACAAACACGCCAGGGCATTCTTTATGCCCTCGGTGCTTATTTCATCTGGGGCATTGCCCCCGCTTATTTTAAGTATATCAAGCAGGTTGCTCCCGGTGAAATCATGACGCACCGCGTTATCTGGTCAGCGCTGTTTATGATCATCTTGATTAGCCTTGGCCGTAACTGGGCAGCAGTGCGCAAGACCGTCCATCAGCGCAAAAAAGTCTTTTTACTCGCGCTTTCCGCGTTGGCTATTGGTGGGAACTGGCTTCTGTTCATCTGGGCGGTCAATAATAACCATATGCTGGAAGCGAGCCTTGGCTACTTCATCAACCCGCTGCTAAATGTGCTTGTAGGAATGCTATTTCTCGGTGAACGTTTTCGCCGCATGCAGTGGCTGGCAGTAGCGCTAGCTGCCTGTGGCGTGCTGATTCAGTTATGGAAATTCGGTTCCTTGCCGATCATTGCTCTGGGTTTGGCATTAAGTTTTTCATGCTATGGCCTGATCCGCAAAAAAGTGGCGGTCGATGCACAAACCGGCATGCTGATTGAAACTATGTGGTTATTTCCACTCGCGGCAATTTATCTTTTTGGTATTGCCGAAAGTAGTACCAGCAATATGAACAACAACGCCTCCACGCTGAATTTATTGCTGATTGCGGCTGGCATTATCACCACTATTCCGCTGATGTTGTTTACGGCGGCCTGCACGCGTTTAAGGCTATCAACGGTCGGTTTTTTCCAGTATCTCGGCCCCACACTCATGTTTCTGCTCGCCGTGATCTTTTACGGTGAGAAAATGACCGATGATAAAATGGTGACCTTCAGCTTTATATGGCTCGCACTGGCATTATTCATACTGGATGCGTTGTACACGCTGCGACACTCACGTACGCGCATAGCGTGAGATAAAACGCGCCACCGCCGGGCCGGTGAGCAAGATAGTAAATAAGCGTAGCGTCTGCATCGCCATTACAAATGCGATATCGACCCGGCTCCCGGCGGCGATGATTGCCACGGTATCCAGCCCACCCGGGCTGGTTGCCAGATAAGCTGTCATTAAATCCACATGCAACAACCGTGTTAACATCCATGCCATCGCACCACATAGCACCATTAATCCAACAATTGACCCGATCATTTGCGGCAAGGTACGTAACGCCAGAAGGAAAATAGATTTAGTGAAACGTAATCCTACGCTCCAGCCAATAAATGCATAAGCCAGCGCCAATAACCATTCAGGAACCTGTAATACCAGGGTATCCGTCGAGTGCAGCGTTGCACCGATCAGCGCCGGTAACAGTAACGCGCCGGAGGGAATGCGAAAACACTGACCCAGCCAGGCACCGCCCAACGCGACGACCAGCATCCCAACAAAACCCAGTCCCAGGGATGGGAACCAGACAAGAGCCCCTGCACTGTGTACATCATTCCCCATACCGATACGCGTGACCATAGCCGCAGCCGTCGCCACGAATAAGACGCGCAAATATTGCATAAAAGCGACCAAACGGACGTCAGCGCCAAAATCGCCAGCCATGGCGACCATCGCTGATGCTCCTCCAGGTGACGAACCCCACGCTCCTGTAGGCCCGGGAAGATCGCTAAAACGCACCAGTAGAAAACCCGATAGCCCGCTGGCAGCCAGCGTCATTAGTAAGACGCTGAGTACGACTGGCCAGTTAGCGATGAGCGGAGTCAGGATTGAGGGGGACAGGCTTTGTGCAATCATGCATCCGAGAATCGCCTGGGAGAAAATAAACAGACGCTTATCAATACGTACCGATGCACCCAAGAGCCCCATAACAACACCAACAATCATCGGCCCAAGCAGCAAAGCGGCTGGAACGTGAAAGTATTGCAGTGCAAAACCCAGTAGCAGTGAAGCACTCAGCAAGATAAATCCTTGCAGTCTTAGAGACAGTCGTTCCATATGATGACAACTTTGCTCAGAAAAATAAGAATATATACCCTAAATGATTTAAGTTGCAGGGCGCAGTGGAAAGATCGAGCATTCTGGGTCACTTACATAGATATGTGACCGGGGTGGCAAACCTGCCAGGGAAAAGATTTGAACGCGAGTTTAGCCGCCCAATGGGGCAATATCCAATCCAGGTGCCCCCGGGAGCTTACACAGGTAAGAACCCGGGGTGACTAAGTTTGTAGCCAGTGTGCAGTATGATAAGGATTACAACCAGTTCTTACGCTTAAAGTAGGCATAAGGTGCCAGACCTGCCAAAATCATCAGGGTAATCGCCCCCGGATAGCCAAAGCTCCATTTTAACTCTGGCATAAATTCGAAGTTCATACCGTAGCTTGAGGCCACCAGCGTAGGTGGCAGGAATACAACGGAAACCACAGAGAAGATTTTGATAATCCGGTTCTGCTCGATATTGATAAACCCCATTGCCGCCTGCATCAGGAAGTTCACTTTTTGAAATAACGATTCATTATGCGGCAACAGCGACTCGATATCGCGCAGGATTTCACGCGCCTGCTCTAGCTGGTTACCCGGCAGGCGGGCTTTGCGTACCAGAAAGTTAAGTGCTCGCTGGGTATCCATCAAACACAAACGCACTTTCCAACCGATATCTTCAAGTTCGGCCAGCGTCGATAGCGCACCGTCAAATTCATCTCCCTGATGCCCTTCCATAATCACACGGCTCAGCTTTTCCAGATCGCTATAAATATTTTCGATCTCATCAGCCAACTGCTCAATTTTGGTTTCAAACAGATCCAACAACAGTTCGAACGCATTACCATCTATTAGGGTCTGATTACGCGCGCGCATACGGTAGAGGCGGAATGCCGGTAGCTCACGCTCACGTAGAGTATAGAGACGTCCTTCACGAATGGTAAAAGCTACCGTCGCGTTACCCGCATGATCTTCAGCATCTTCATAAAAAAAGAAGGAGTGAATATGCAAGCCATCTTCATCTTCAAAAAAACGCGCGGAGGCTTCGATATCCTCCAGTTCCGGACGAGTGGCCAGACTCTGCCCTAACTCAGCCTGGACCCGCTCGCGCTCATTCTCTTCGGGTTCGATCAAATCGACCCAAACGGAAGAGATAAGTTCGTCAGACGTTTCGTCCAGCTCAAGACGCGTTAAGCGACCATGATTCAGTTTAAATGCGCTCAGCATAACAGTACTCCCAATTGCTGTAACAAATGGGACATCGCGCCAGAACACCAGAAACACCAAGGCTTCATTCAGTGATCAACGCTGACTCGTGCGACGGGGGAAATAAGCGGTCGCTGACAACCACGAAGGCTATCAGGCAAAAAGAGGATAGCCTTAGGCGTTGTACCTGCGTAACAGGTTAACGAGCCAGTATCGACTGGGTGTGTCCAAGGCGAATGTCCTCTTAGGGTGATCGTGCGCGCATGTTACGCTGAGACGAAAAAGCCGTCAAGCGCACCACTGCGCCTGAACACACTCAAACCGTCTCCAGCCGCGCGTAGGCTGCAACCAGCCATTTGATACCCTGTCCCTGAAAGGCGACCTGCAATCGACTATGTTCGCCGCTCCCCTCCAGATTAATAATGGTTCCCTCACCAAATTTCGCATGCCGGACACGCTGCCCCAGCGCAAAGCCACTGTCATTTTGCGTCATGGGTGTTCCCAGGCGCTGATGGCTTACTGGTCGGCTAACGCTGGCACGTAAACGCACTTCATCCACACATTCTTCGGGCAATTCACCAATGAAGCGTGAAGGGCGATGATACACTTCCTTACCATAAAGCCGCCGCGTTTCGGCATACGTCAGCGTCAGTTTTTGCATCGCACGAGTGACGCCAACATAAGCAAGCCGGCGTTCCTCTTCCAACCGTCCCCCCTCATCCAACGACATCTGACTCGGGAACATGCCTTCTTCCATCCCAACAATAAAAACCTGGCTAAACTCCAGACCTTTTGCCGCATGCATGGTCATTAGTTGTACCGCATCCTGCCATTTATCGGCCTGCCCTTCACCTGCCTCAAGCGCCGCGTGAGAAAGAAACGCCTGCAGTGGCATCAGATCCTCATCTTCATCCTGGTAACTGTACTGCCGCGTGGCATTCACCAGTTCTTCTAAGTTCTCGATGCGTGCCTGACCTTTTTCGCCTTTTTCCTGCTCATACATCAGCCACAGGCCCGAGTCTTTTACCACACGATCCGTTTGCACATGCAGCGGTAGTTCGGCTGTTTCCTGCGCCAGTGAATCTACCAGTTCGGTAAATCGCTGCAACGCCGAAGCCGCACGGCCTGCCAGTGCTTTTTCCTGCAGTAATATACGTGTCGCCTGCCACAGCGTCAGTTGGCGCTCGCGTGAAGTCTGACGTACCACATCCAGCGTGCGGTCACCGATGCCGCGCGTTGGCGTATTGACGACACGTTCAAAGGCTGCATCGTCGTTACGGTTGGCAATCAGGCGTAAATAAGCAAGCGCATCTTTAATTTCCTGCCGCTCAAAGAAGCGCATGCCGCCATAAATGCGATACGGCATACTGGTTTGTAATAGTGCCTCTTCCAGCACACGCGACTGGGCGTTACTACGGTAAAGAATGGCACAATCGTTCAATGCACCACCGTTTTCTTGCCAGACTTTGATACGATTAACAACAAAGCGCGCTTCGTCCAGTTCATTGAACGCACAATAAAGCGAAATCGGTTCGCCATCGCTACCGTCAGTCCACAATTCCTTACCCAAACGACCGCTATTGTTAGCGATAAGGGCATTAGCCGCTTTCAGTATATTATTGGTAGAACGGTAATTTTGCTCAAGGCGGATAGTTTCAGCACCGGAAAAATCACTCAGGAACCGCTGAATATTCTCAACCTGCGCACCACGCCAGCCATAAATGGACTGATCGTCATCACCGACAATAATGACTCGGCCACTATCGCCGGCCAGCAGACGGATCCAGGCATACTGAATATTGTTAGTATCCTGAAACTCATCCACTAAAATATTACTGAAGCGCTCACGGTAATGATTAAGAATATGCGGTTTATTCAGCCACAGCTCATGCGCCCGCAGTAACAGCTCTGCGAAATCCACCAGCCCGGCACGATCGCAGGCTTCCTGGTAAGCCTGATAAATTCGTAACCAGGTTTGCTCAATCGGATTGCCGTAGCTTTCAATATGCTTTGGCCGCAGCCCTTCGTCTTTTTTGCCGTTGATGTACCACATTGCCTGGCGCGCTGGCCACTGCTTCTCATCCAGATTCATGGCTTTAATCAGACGCTTAAGCAGGCGCAGTTGATCTTCGCTATCAAGGATCTGGAAGTCCTGAGGCAAGTTGGCATCCAAGTGATGAGCACGCAGCAAACGGTGCGCTAAACCATGAAAGGTACCAATCCACATGCCGCCCTGACTGGTACCAATTAACTGCTCAATGCGGTGGCGCATCTCAGCCGCTGCTTTGTTAGTAAAGGTGACGGCCATGATGGAGTAAGGCGAGCAGTTCTCTACCGTCAGTAACCAGGCAATACGATGTACCAGAACGCGTGTTTTTCCGCTCCCCGCGCCCGCCAGCACCAACAAATTGCTGCGTGGCGCCGCAACGGCTTCGCGTTGTTTGTCATTCAAACTGTTGAGCAGATCAGAAACGTCCATAAGCACCATTCAAGCAGGAAACGCAGGCTGCGCCTCACTGGATATTTATCCAGCTTATTATATCAGCGCCGTCAGCGATGCCAACTGCGAAATTTCAAGATGAGGCAGCAAACGACCGTCATTAATCTCCATCAGGCTACCGCCCTGCAAATTAATCCAGCATGCCTGCATACCGCTGCGTAGTGAACCAGCAACATCGGTGGTGAGATCGTCGCCGACGTGCAGGATATTTTCTAAGGGAATGCCAAGTTTTTCTGACGCCAGATGATACATATCCTGCCAGGGCTTCGCGCGGCCATCTGGCCCCGCACGCAGGATAAACTGAAAGTATTTATCGATACCAAACAGATGCGGCTGCGCATTGCCATTGGTGATGGCCACTAACGGAAAACGTTCACTGAGTGCCGCCAACGCCGAGTGAGTCTCTTCGGTGATGGTTATCTGGCTACGCCAGTAATCAAAGTTTTCCATCACTTTTCGTGAGCCATGATCTGCCTCATCGGGCGTTAGACCAACATTACGCATTGCCAACTCAACGGCACGGCGTCGCCACTCGCTCACGTCGTGATAAATATCCGGCTCTTCAGCGCACAGTTCTTCTCGCAGTTGCTGATAAGCCTCTACGCTGAAATCCTTTAACCCTGGATGGTAGGCCTGCAGAAAAGCATGAGATTCCTGCTGGGTACGGCGAATAACCTCAGAGTTATCATACAAGGTATCGTCCAGGTCAAACGTCATCGCTTTGACCGGGCGAAGCGGACGGTAAAAATGCATTACGATTTTCCTCGTTTCGCACGGGGGTGTGCAGCATCGTAAACGGATGCAAGGTGTTGAAAGTCGAGATGGGTATAGATTTGCGTCGTCGATAAGTTAGCATGGCCAAGTAGTTCCTGTACCGCGCGCAGATCGCCGCTCGATTCCAGTAGATGGGTAGCAAAAGAGTGCCGCAGTTTATGTGGATGAACATGGCTGGCAACACCCTGTTTCACTCCCCATTCAGCAAAGCGTTTCTGCACGTTACGCGCTGATATACGTCTACCCTGCTTAGACAAAAACACGGCCTCATCCTCCGGAGCAAACAGAAAGCGCAGCGCCATCCATTGTTCCAGCCAGCTCACTGCGGTACGACCTATCGGTAAACGGCGCTCTTTACTGCCTTTACCCATCACCCAAACTTCACCGGAATCAAGATCGAGATGACCGCAGTCAATTCCAACCAATTCGGAAAGACGCAGTCCCGCACCATACATAATTTCAAGCATCGCACGATCGCGCACCGCCAGCGGATCGTTAAGATCGATCTCCAGCAGTTGGTTAATTTCATCCACGTCAATATTTTTAGGCAAATGACGCGGCGCACGCGGTGTAGCAATCCCTTTTGCCGGATTGGCTTTTAACTTCCCCTGACTTACCAGCCAATCCAGGAAACTGCGTAGCGCGGAGAGACGTAATGCCAGGCTGGCAGGTTCTAAGCCAGCCCGGCGGCTGCGGGCGGCCAGAGAGCGCACGTGAGCAGCATCCAGCGCTGTCCAGTCTGCCACTTTCAGTTCATCAGCCAGGGCAACCAGTACCTCCAACTGATGAGCATAACTTTTCTGCGTTAGCGGGCTCAGTTGCCTCTCGACCTTCAGATAACGCAGAAAGCCCTCTACGGCGGACTGTAGAGGAGAAACCGGGGTCATGCTGGCTCAACCCAGCGGGAGAGGAGCTCCGGCATCATCATAGCCAGGTGTTGTAACAACACGGTGCCCATACCGGATTGATAGTGTTGCGTATCACGGCTGCTGAATATCAGAACGCCGAGATCGCCCCCTTCACCCATCAGCGACATGGCTACCGAGCCTATGGCTTTAGCCTGAGGAAGCAGCAGCAGCAGTTCCGGCCCGTTGAGATGCCCCAAATAGTGGTGCTGTTTGCCCAAACGTTGAATGCGAACCGGTTCAAAAGATTGCCGAGAGAGGGCCAGTTGGGTGAAACCAGAGGGGGCACCAATGCGCCACTTGTCATGGAACAGACGTACATTCGCTCCGGCAAGCCCCAGCTCTCTGGCCCAGCGATGCAGGCGATTGAGCATGTCATGCAGACTGGGGGCCGCCGCCAGGTGGCTCTGTAGCGCTAACAGCCGATCAAACAGTTGATGGTTGGCAGTCGCCTGTTCCATCAACAAGGTGATTTCTTCTTCCAGTTGCGCAATATGGTTACGCTGCCGTGCCAGATGCCACTCCACCAGCGACACTGTGCCGCGTACAGGATGAGGCACAACCATCTGCTCAACCTGACGCGCATTACGAATAAAGAAATCTGGATTTTGCAGTAGATAATCACCCACTATTCGATCGTCCAGCATGACCTCGCTGGATGTCTGTTCCTCGACATTTTTCATAGATGGATAAACCCGTCGTATACGTGTGTCGCCGGTCCTGTCATAAACAGGGGATGGCCCGGCCCTTTCCAGGCGATATGCAGTGTGCCACCCGGCAAATCGACACGAACTTTTTCTGCCAGCGTCGTCTGCTGAATCCCAACGGCCACTGCCGCACAGGCCCCACTACCACAAGCCTGCGTTTCGCCAGCACCGCGCTCGTAAACACGCAGGCGAATGTGCTCGCTACTTACCACTTCCATAAAACCCACGTTTACCCGTTCCGGGAAACGCTCATGGCTTTCCAGCACCGGTCCCAATGTTTCAACCGCAGCTGTTTTAACGCTGTCGACCTGGATTACGCAGTGAGGGTTGCCCATCGAGACCACGCCACACATAACCGTTTGCTCTGCAGCGCGCATTAGGTAGAGGCTTTCTGCTTTATTGGCTCGGAAAGGAACCTGTTGCGGTTCAAAATTAGGCTCCCCCATGTTCACCCGCACCCGATCGTCATCGGTCACGCTTAGGACCATACGCCCTGTTTGCGTACTAACATGAATTTCACTTTTATTCGTCAACCCTTTCAGGCGGACAAAGCGTGCAAAACAGCGAGCACCATTGCCACATTGGGCAACTTCACTACCGTCAGCATTAAAAATACGGTAATGAAAATCCAGATCGGGATCGTAAGGCGGTTCGACGATCAGCAACTGATCAAACCCGATCCCCAGATGACGATCCGCAAGACGGCGGATCAACTCCGGAGAGAAATAGACATTTTGCGTGACGGCATCAACGACCATAAAGTCATTGCCCAGGCCGTGCATTTTGGAGAACTGCATCTTCTGCTCCGCCGAGTGCGCCATAGGTTATTAAGTCGATTACATACTCGTATTGATGGTTGTCGGGTTTTCTTCGGCACCATCCGGTTGGGTCATTCTTGGGTCCTGAGACGTTGGCTGAGGCTGCACCTGCTGCCGATCCGACTTATCCTTCGGCGGAAAATAAAGCGGCCCTTTTAAACCACAACCGACCAGGCTCGCCAGCGCCAGCGCCATCGCTAACTGGCAAATTGTTTTATTCATTATCATTCTGCTCGTGATTGATGCTTAGCTCAATTGCTTATCTTCGCAGGTGAACGCTGAAAAGCAATAGGAATTGGCGATTCACTGTGGTGGGGCCTGTCGCAATTTCATTATTTTCCCTCCGGGGCCATCACGTTATACTCAGCCAAACGACAAAGGAAATCATAATGAACGACAGCGAATTTCACCGTCTTGCAGACAGCCTGATGCTTACCATTGAAGAACGCCTCGACGAGAATAACGATCACGGCGATGCAGACATTGATTATGAGAATAATGGCGGTACTTTAACGCTCAGTTTTGAAAACGGCAGCAAAATTGTCATCAACCGCCAGGAACCTCTCCATCAGATCTGGCTGGCGACAAAAGCAGGTGGCTATCATTTTGAGCTGAAGAATGAGCACTGGATTTGCAATCGCAGTGGTTTTGAATTCTGGCAATTACTGGAAGAGGCGTGTGCCGCTCAGTCTGGCGAAAAGATTCCATTTAAATAAATGCGATCCGCTGGGGCAGCTATCCTGCTCCAGCGCCACATGCATTTAATGTATCTGATAACGCTGAATGTAGTCGTTGTTATCATTATCCGGCAGGCTGGCACAGATTTGCGTCAGCGTCTGACTGCGGAAGGGAATAACCTGAAAGTTCCCATCTGCCTTCACGATTTGATAGAACTGCGGCAAATTAAAATTGATAAAACTCGAACCATAGGTAAAGCGATCGTGTGATGACGAGTAAAAACGGCTGACGTCACGTACCAGCTCTTCTTTGCTGCCTTCGCAATGATGATAGATCTCCACACGGTTTGTTTCATCCAGGATATAAATGTTAAAGCCGTGATCGTCACTGGTATCTTCAAAAAAGAATTGGATGATCCCCTCACTGGCGTAACCGTTTACCACATTCGGTAAGCGTGTTTGCTCGGTCTCAACCTTGATCGACAACCCGTGCAACTTGTTGTGGGAGATAGCACCATAGAATTCTACCGCATTTTCCAGCTTCTGCACTGACACGCTCAGGCGTTCGAAGAACAGTCCCCACGTTTGGCCTGCGACGCGCACCGCTTTAAACCGGCCGGGTTCCTGACGCGTGCTGGAGAGGCGCAGCTCAATACATTCGGAAACCAACTGCTGTACACGCGTACGAATAAGACCGCGCAAATGCTGGCTGTAACAAAATACCTCAACGGCATCAGGCGGTGCAGCATCCTGGTGCATTTTCCCCAGAATCGTTTTCAGCGCTTCGGTCATCGCCTGTTCACCATTAAAGTGCAGCGTACGGACTTCATTCCACGAGTTACGATAAAGCAGATCTATGCTGCCCACTAAACACTGCTGCTGCTGACCAAAACTGAAAACGTCCAGCTTACGGAAATCGAAATGCACGACCTGATTACGGAACGCCGATGTCGGATCATGCTCCAGATTTACGATGATCGCCAGATGACGAATTTCACAAGGGCTATAAAGCGCTTTCGGCGTCGGCGCAGGCAACCGCAAAGG encodes the following:
- the cyaY gene encoding iron donor protein CyaY, whose protein sequence is MNDSEFHRLADSLMLTIEERLDENNDHGDADIDYENNGGTLTLSFENGSKIVINRQEPLHQIWLATKAGGYHFELKNEHWICNRSGFEFWQLLEEACAAQSGEKIPFK
- the uvrD gene encoding DNA helicase II; this encodes MDVSDLLNSLNDKQREAVAAPRSNLLVLAGAGSGKTRVLVHRIAWLLTVENCSPYSIMAVTFTNKAAAEMRHRIEQLIGTSQGGMWIGTFHGLAHRLLRAHHLDANLPQDFQILDSEDQLRLLKRLIKAMNLDEKQWPARQAMWYINGKKDEGLRPKHIESYGNPIEQTWLRIYQAYQEACDRAGLVDFAELLLRAHELWLNKPHILNHYRERFSNILVDEFQDTNNIQYAWIRLLAGDSGRVIIVGDDDQSIYGWRGAQVENIQRFLSDFSGAETIRLEQNYRSTNNILKAANALIANNSGRLGKELWTDGSDGEPISLYCAFNELDEARFVVNRIKVWQENGGALNDCAILYRSNAQSRVLEEALLQTSMPYRIYGGMRFFERQEIKDALAYLRLIANRNDDAAFERVVNTPTRGIGDRTLDVVRQTSRERQLTLWQATRILLQEKALAGRAASALQRFTELVDSLAQETAELPLHVQTDRVVKDSGLWLMYEQEKGEKGQARIENLEELVNATRQYSYQDEDEDLMPLQAFLSHAALEAGEGQADKWQDAVQLMTMHAAKGLEFSQVFIVGMEEGMFPSQMSLDEGGRLEEERRLAYVGVTRAMQKLTLTYAETRRLYGKEVYHRPSRFIGELPEECVDEVRLRASVSRPVSHQRLGTPMTQNDSGFALGQRVRHAKFGEGTIINLEGSGEHSRLQVAFQGQGIKWLVAAYARLETV
- the yigB gene encoding 5-amino-6-(5-phospho-D-ribitylamino)uracil phosphatase YigB; translation: MHFYRPLRPVKAMTFDLDDTLYDNSEVIRRTQQESHAFLQAYHPGLKDFSVEAYQQLREELCAEEPDIYHDVSEWRRRAVELAMRNVGLTPDEADHGSRKVMENFDYWRSQITITEETHSALAALSERFPLVAITNGNAQPHLFGIDKYFQFILRAGPDGRAKPWQDMYHLASEKLGIPLENILHVGDDLTTDVAGSLRSGMQACWINLQGGSLMEINDGRLLPHLEISQLASLTALI
- a CDS encoding DUF484 domain-containing protein, producing the protein MKNVEEQTSSEVMLDDRIVGDYLLQNPDFFIRNARQVEQMVVPHPVRGTVSLVEWHLARQRNHIAQLEEEITLLMEQATANHQLFDRLLALQSHLAAAPSLHDMLNRLHRWARELGLAGANVRLFHDKWRIGAPSGFTQLALSRQSFEPVRIQRLGKQHHYLGHLNGPELLLLLPQAKAIGSVAMSLMGEGGDLGVLIFSSRDTQHYQSGMGTVLLQHLAMMMPELLSRWVEPA
- the dapF gene encoding diaminopimelate epimerase, with the translated sequence MQFSKMHGLGNDFMVVDAVTQNVYFSPELIRRLADRHLGIGFDQLLIVEPPYDPDLDFHYRIFNADGSEVAQCGNGARCFARFVRLKGLTNKSEIHVSTQTGRMVLSVTDDDRVRVNMGEPNFEPQQVPFRANKAESLYLMRAAEQTVMCGVVSMGNPHCVIQVDSVKTAAVETLGPVLESHERFPERVNVGFMEVVSSEHIRLRVYERGAGETQACGSGACAAVAVGIQQTTLAEKVRVDLPGGTLHIAWKGPGHPLFMTGPATHVYDGFIHL
- the lptM gene encoding LPS translocon maturation chaperone LptM — encoded protein: MNKTICQLAMALALASLVGCGLKGPLYFPPKDKSDRQQVQPQPTSQDPRMTQPDGAEENPTTINTSM
- the xerC gene encoding tyrosine recombinase XerC gives rise to the protein MTPVSPLQSAVEGFLRYLKVERQLSPLTQKSYAHQLEVLVALADELKVADWTALDAAHVRSLAARSRRAGLEPASLALRLSALRSFLDWLVSQGKLKANPAKGIATPRAPRHLPKNIDVDEINQLLEIDLNDPLAVRDRAMLEIMYGAGLRLSELVGIDCGHLDLDSGEVWVMGKGSKERRLPIGRTAVSWLEQWMALRFLFAPEDEAVFLSKQGRRISARNVQKRFAEWGVKQGVASHVHPHKLRHSFATHLLESSGDLRAVQELLGHANLSTTQIYTHLDFQHLASVYDAAHPRAKRGKS